From a single Intestinibaculum porci genomic region:
- a CDS encoding glycosyltransferase family 2 protein, which yields MKLLTVAIPSYNSEAYMAHAIESLLGSKEDLEILIIDDGSKDRTGEIGDDYQRKYPDTIRCIHQENGGHGAAVNTGIRNATGKYYKVLDSDDWFDGEALKKVISTLKSLGDEGVDMFIVNYVYDKPSDHKHKAIHYWNALPRNKVFHWYDMRPLLPSQNLLMHSVIYRLDVLKRCGLELPKHTFYVDNLFVYEPLPYVDTMYYLDVNLYHYFIGRADQSVNESVMIGRIDQQIAVNKRMIDAVDIMSLKSRMLRYYMIHYLTMITTVTTVLLTKAGTDEALAKRVDLWNYLQEKRPEEYHAIRRTLLGNAMRLHGRRGNKVMMKAYAIAQRIFDFN from the coding sequence ATGAAACTACTGACTGTAGCCATTCCTTCTTATAATTCAGAAGCATATATGGCTCACGCTATTGAAAGCCTGCTGGGCAGTAAAGAAGATTTAGAAATCCTGATCATTGATGATGGATCAAAAGATCGTACCGGTGAAATCGGTGATGACTATCAGCGTAAATATCCTGATACCATTCGTTGTATTCATCAGGAAAATGGCGGACATGGCGCTGCCGTGAATACGGGTATTCGCAATGCCACAGGTAAATATTATAAAGTTTTAGATAGTGATGACTGGTTTGATGGAGAAGCTTTAAAGAAAGTAATCAGTACTTTAAAATCCTTAGGGGATGAAGGTGTTGATATGTTTATTGTCAATTATGTTTATGATAAACCAAGTGATCATAAACATAAAGCGATCCATTACTGGAATGCTTTACCCCGCAATAAAGTCTTCCACTGGTATGATATGCGACCATTATTACCAAGTCAGAACCTGTTAATGCATTCGGTGATCTATCGCTTAGATGTCTTAAAACGCTGTGGCCTAGAATTACCAAAACATACATTCTATGTCGATAACTTATTTGTGTACGAACCATTACCATATGTCGATACAATGTATTATTTAGATGTCAATCTGTATCATTATTTCATTGGCCGCGCTGATCAGTCAGTGAACGAAAGTGTCATGATTGGGCGAATCGATCAGCAGATCGCCGTCAATAAACGGATGATTGATGCCGTTGATATCATGTCTTTAAAATCACGGATGTTAAGATATTACATGATTCATTACTTAACGATGATTACGACAGTTACGACAGTCTTATTAACGAAAGCCGGCACCGACGAAGCCCTTGCTAAACGCGTCGATCTCTGGAACTATTTACAGGAGAAACGTCCTGAAGAATATCATGCAATTCGTCGCACTCTGCTTGGCAATGCCATGCGATTACATGGCCGCCGCGGCAATAAAGTGATGATGAAGGCTTATGCCATCGCCCAGCGCATCTTCGATTTCAATTAA
- a CDS encoding phosphatase PAP2 family protein, with amino-acid sequence MKEKIIAFYESHKYIWIVAVYFIGYLPWYFGIQQRDPSHFFDMHVALDSIIPFVPAFIDIYMYWFLFVFGTGLFVFLYNKEEFYKFCLMLFGGMTICLIIFTIFPTTFNYRPAHIYGTPVQRFFLHLVYSADKPTNVFPSIHVYNSLGCAIILTHSKLFKGNKKMFAFAWISAILITLSTMFVKQHSCMDALAAVIICFVMYHIAYGPFDRYRQKVNHQ; translated from the coding sequence ATGAAAGAAAAAATCATAGCATTTTACGAAAGTCATAAATATATTTGGATCGTTGCCGTTTATTTCATTGGCTATCTGCCATGGTACTTTGGTATTCAGCAGCGTGATCCTAGTCATTTCTTTGATATGCATGTGGCTTTGGATTCGATAATTCCTTTTGTCCCGGCATTTATTGATATTTATATGTACTGGTTCCTCTTTGTCTTTGGCACCGGCTTATTTGTCTTCCTTTATAACAAAGAAGAATTTTATAAGTTCTGTCTGATGCTCTTTGGTGGGATGACTATTTGTCTGATCATCTTTACGATCTTCCCGACAACCTTTAATTATCGCCCAGCGCATATTTATGGAACGCCAGTTCAAAGATTCTTTTTGCATCTTGTTTATAGTGCTGATAAACCAACCAACGTTTTCCCCAGCATCCATGTCTATAACTCTTTAGGCTGTGCCATTATTCTCACTCACAGCAAATTATTTAAAGGGAATAAAAAGATGTTTGCATTTGCCTGGATTAGTGCTATTCTTATTACGTTATCAACGATGTTTGTAAAGCAACATTCCTGCATGGATGCCTTAGCGGCAGTCATCATCTGCTTTGTCATGTATCACATCGCTTATGGTCCTTTTGATCGTTATCGTCAAAAGGTCAATCATCAATAA